One window from the genome of Drosophila albomicans strain 15112-1751.03 chromosome 2L, ASM965048v2, whole genome shotgun sequence encodes:
- the LOC127565118 gene encoding ATP-dependent RNA helicase CshA-like, with protein MRTNLFALSCALLAILIANLPAGEAVSCTVDPTFVGCTDCSLSANAANVDCVAAADPSSDPSSDPSSDPAATDDETDVTLTSTAASADDSDDATTETTTAKDCDCRHHGRRRGDRWGRGRGRRGGRRGRGRRGGRGGPGGWGRGWGGRRDDRWGGW; from the coding sequence ATGAGAACGAATCTCTTTGCTCTGAGCTGTGCTCTGTTGGCAATCCTCATTGCCAATCTTCCCGCTGGAGAGGCTGTATCCTGTACAGTTGATCCAACCTTTGTTGGTTGTACTGACTGCTCACTGAGTGCAAATGCTGCCAATGTTGATTGCGTAGCTGCAGCCGATCCCTCATCCGATCCGTCATCCGATCCCTCATCCGATCCCGCAGCCACAGATGATGAAACTGATGTAACTTTAACTTCCACTGCCGCTTCTGCTGACGATAGTGACGATGCTACTACTGAGACAACAACTGCGAAGGACTGCGACTGTCGTCACCATGGACGCAGACGCGGTGATCGATGGGGACGTGGACGTGGACGCCGTGGCGGTCGTCGAGGCCGTGGAAGACGCGGTGGTCGTGGAGGTCCTGGTGGTTGGGGTCGCGGGTGGGGCGGAAGGCGCGATGACCGCTGGGGTGGTtggtaa